A DNA window from Parabacteroides johnsonii DSM 18315 contains the following coding sequences:
- a CDS encoding transglutaminase domain-containing protein produces the protein MSRTNLFLLLLVFLAGTSCNKQQHFISDDAFRAEVEKDFQAKQAALPNGNLFSVFNQQMTPDEKEALTFLYAYMPIGDITDYDGQLYLDNIRSSFRARVEMPWGDSIPEDIFRHFVLPVRVNNENLDESRMVFYEELKDRVKDLSLYDAVLEVNHWCHEKVIYTPSDARTSSPLASVKTAYGRCGEESTFTVAALRSVGIPARQVYTPRWAHTDDNHAWVEAWVNGKWYFLGACEPEPVLNLGWFNGPAYRGMLMHTKVFGKYNGPEEVMDVTDGYTEINVIDNYAPTAKATITVVDENGRPAAGADVEFKIYNYAEFYSVANKKADAEGKAFLSAGKGDMLVWATKDGKFGYSKVSFGKDNNVTITLDKKPGNIETVTLDVIPPVDGSIAACVTDEQKEANAKRLHEEDVIRTKYVGTFYTEEKAEALAKELGIDPLKTADVMIGSRGNWREIEKFLRDTPSDKRPMAMDLLNVISAKDLRDTPASVLADHLNNAQAVQSSLFTEYILNPRVANEFLTPYRKFFAANVDPMLVKKAKADPQLIVDWVKENISINDSLNPQRIPIMPMGVWKSRVADKGSRNIFFVAVCRSIGIPARIEPVAGKVQYAKGLNWVDVDFEAAEQTIAKQGKVVASYQPIKALQDPKYYSHFTIAKVLPTGKLQTLNFESGDVDMGGGDTWSALLKKPLSMDEGHYMLVTGTRMANGSVLAEISFFNVEPGKTSNIKLEMRESQDDVQVIGNFNSENKFKRADNGEETSLLATTGRGYYIVAVLGARQEPTNHAMRDIAAVKKELEEWGRGMVLLFPDEKGFQNFDPKEFGELPSTITYGIDIDKTIQKEIAAAMKLQNANTLPIFIIADTFNRVVFVSQGYTIGLGDQLMKVIHKL, from the coding sequence ATGAGCAGAACTAATCTATTCTTATTATTGCTGGTTTTCCTTGCGGGAACTTCATGCAATAAGCAGCAGCATTTCATTTCGGACGATGCGTTTCGTGCCGAAGTTGAAAAAGATTTCCAGGCAAAGCAGGCTGCTCTGCCGAACGGGAATCTTTTTTCCGTCTTCAACCAGCAGATGACACCGGACGAAAAAGAGGCGCTTACTTTCTTGTATGCCTATATGCCGATCGGGGATATTACGGATTACGACGGGCAACTGTATCTCGACAATATCCGCAGCTCGTTTCGTGCACGGGTGGAAATGCCCTGGGGAGACAGCATACCGGAAGATATCTTCCGCCATTTCGTACTTCCCGTGCGAGTCAACAACGAGAATCTGGACGAGAGCCGCATGGTCTTTTATGAAGAACTGAAAGATCGGGTGAAAGACTTGTCCTTGTATGACGCCGTGTTGGAGGTGAACCATTGGTGTCATGAGAAAGTGATCTATACACCGTCAGATGCCCGGACGAGTTCGCCGTTGGCATCTGTGAAGACCGCTTACGGGCGTTGTGGAGAAGAGTCGACGTTTACCGTAGCTGCCCTTCGTTCGGTCGGTATACCTGCCCGCCAGGTCTATACGCCGCGTTGGGCGCATACCGACGATAACCATGCCTGGGTGGAAGCCTGGGTAAACGGTAAATGGTATTTTCTCGGAGCCTGCGAACCGGAACCGGTCCTCAATTTGGGATGGTTCAACGGACCGGCTTACCGTGGTATGCTGATGCACACGAAAGTATTCGGCAAATACAACGGACCGGAAGAAGTCATGGATGTAACCGACGGTTACACCGAGATCAACGTAATCGACAATTATGCCCCGACAGCCAAAGCGACGATCACCGTTGTGGATGAAAATGGCCGACCGGCTGCCGGAGCCGATGTTGAATTCAAAATATACAACTATGCCGAGTTCTATTCCGTAGCCAATAAGAAAGCGGATGCCGAAGGGAAAGCTTTCCTTTCGGCCGGTAAAGGCGATATGCTGGTATGGGCGACCAAGGATGGCAAGTTCGGATATAGCAAGGTGTCGTTCGGCAAAGATAATAATGTGACGATTACGCTTGACAAGAAGCCGGGCAACATCGAAACCGTCACGCTCGACGTCATTCCTCCGGTAGACGGCTCCATTGCTGCCTGCGTGACAGACGAACAGAAAGAGGCCAACGCCAAGCGTCTGCACGAAGAAGATGTGATCCGCACTAAATATGTGGGTACTTTCTATACGGAAGAGAAAGCGGAAGCACTTGCCAAAGAATTAGGTATCGACCCGCTGAAAACAGCCGATGTCATGATCGGTAGCCGGGGTAACTGGCGTGAGATCGAGAAGTTCCTTCGTGATACGCCCTCCGACAAGCGCCCGATGGCGATGGATTTGCTGAATGTCATCTCCGCCAAGGACTTGCGTGATACGCCGGCTTCCGTATTGGCGGACCATCTGAACAATGCCCAGGCGGTACAAAGCTCCCTGTTCACCGAATATATCCTCAATCCGCGTGTGGCAAACGAGTTCCTGACACCGTACAGGAAGTTCTTCGCCGCTAACGTCGATCCGATGTTGGTGAAGAAGGCCAAAGCTGATCCGCAATTAATTGTAGACTGGGTGAAGGAAAATATCAGTATCAATGACAGCCTGAATCCGCAACGCATTCCGATTATGCCGATGGGCGTATGGAAATCGCGCGTGGCCGACAAAGGTTCCCGCAACATATTCTTCGTTGCCGTATGTCGTAGCATCGGTATTCCGGCACGTATCGAACCGGTAGCAGGAAAAGTGCAATATGCGAAAGGCCTGAACTGGGTGGATGTGGATTTCGAAGCCGCCGAGCAGACGATTGCCAAGCAAGGCAAGGTCGTCGCTTCTTACCAGCCGATCAAAGCATTGCAGGACCCGAAGTATTACAGCCATTTCACAATTGCGAAAGTGTTGCCGACCGGCAAGTTGCAGACACTTAACTTCGAATCGGGCGATGTGGATATGGGGGGCGGCGACACTTGGAGCGCCTTGTTGAAAAAGCCGCTTTCTATGGATGAGGGCCATTATATGCTGGTAACCGGAACGCGTATGGCGAATGGTAGCGTATTGGCCGAAATATCCTTCTTCAACGTTGAACCGGGTAAGACAAGCAATATCAAACTGGAGATGCGTGAGAGTCAGGATGATGTACAGGTCATCGGCAACTTCAACTCCGAAAACAAGTTCAAACGGGCCGACAATGGCGAGGAAACGAGTCTGTTAGCGACTACCGGCCGTGGCTATTATATCGTCGCTGTCCTCGGAGCCCGCCAGGAACCGACCAACCACGCCATGCGTGACATTGCTGCCGTAAAGAAGGAGCTCGAAGAATGGGGCCGTGGCATGGTCTTGCTGTTCCCCGATGAAAAGGGTTTTCAGAACTTCGACCCGAAAGAGTTCGGAGAGTTGCCAAGTACCATCACATACGGTATAGATATCGACAAGACGATTCAGAAGGAGATCGCCGCAGCCATGAAGTTGCAGAATGCCAACACACTGCCTATCTTCATTATCGCCGACACTTTCAACCGCGTAGTATTCGTTTCACAAGGCTACACGATCGGCTTGGGAGACCAGTTGATGAAGGTGATACATAAGTTGTAA
- a CDS encoding IS1595 family transposase translates to MNIFSFTAHFGSEEDCRLHFKEQRDKEGVVCKRCGGTSHYWLQGKWSYECKGCRFRTSLRSGTNMESSKLPFLVWYKTMFLMSCTKKGFSTNELQKQLGLKRYEPVWAMVHKLRRAMGNRDARYTLEGMIELDEGYFSVASKEIERGKGTRGRGAEGKQNVAVMAESTPLEDIETGKKEKHVRYFKARVLDSHQSEGINGVVRDCMEDDAIVFSDKSTSYVDISDLVELHVTEKSDAKTTKETLKWVHIAISNAKRTLLGNYHKIKRKYLQLYLNEFIYKRICRNYTVGDCFADYRLQPDGMIDNSRL, encoded by the coding sequence ATGAACATATTCAGTTTTACGGCTCATTTCGGTTCGGAGGAAGATTGTCGTTTGCATTTCAAGGAGCAGCGTGATAAGGAAGGGGTTGTCTGCAAGCGATGCGGGGGCACTTCCCATTATTGGTTACAGGGTAAATGGAGTTATGAATGCAAAGGTTGCCGTTTCCGCACCTCGTTGCGCAGCGGTACGAACATGGAGAGCTCCAAGCTGCCGTTTCTGGTGTGGTACAAAACGATGTTCCTGATGAGTTGCACAAAAAAGGGATTCTCCACCAACGAACTCCAGAAGCAATTAGGATTGAAGCGTTACGAACCGGTATGGGCGATGGTACACAAACTCCGCAGGGCGATGGGCAACCGGGATGCAAGGTATACACTGGAAGGGATGATAGAACTGGATGAGGGTTACTTTTCGGTGGCCAGTAAGGAAATCGAGCGAGGCAAGGGTACACGTGGCCGGGGAGCCGAGGGAAAGCAGAACGTTGCGGTGATGGCCGAAAGCACCCCGTTGGAAGATATCGAAACGGGCAAAAAGGAGAAGCATGTGCGTTATTTCAAGGCCAGGGTACTGGATAGCCATCAAAGTGAAGGAATCAACGGCGTGGTCAGGGACTGCATGGAGGATGATGCCATCGTATTTTCGGACAAAAGCACTTCTTACGTTGACATCTCCGATCTGGTGGAATTGCACGTCACCGAGAAATCAGACGCCAAAACCACCAAGGAAACACTCAAATGGGTGCATATCGCAATCAGTAATGCAAAACGGACATTGCTGGGCAACTACCATAAAATCAAAAGGAAATACTTACAGTTGTATCTCAACGAGTTTATTTACAAACGGATTTGCCGTAATTATACCGTCGGCGATTGCTTCGCCGACTACCGTCTTCAACCGGACGGAATGATTGACAATAGTAGACTGTGA
- a CDS encoding potassium/proton antiporter yields MFQDLHIFENPEVILLVASTIFFFSIIAGKAGFRFGLPALLLFLGVGMLFGSDGLGIQFSNPSAAQFIGMLALSIILFSGGMDTKVSEIKPIAKEGVILATVGVLLTTLITGGFIYYVFLWSTGYETLTIAESMLMAAVMSSTDSASVFSILRSKGVYLKQRLRPTLELESGSNDPMAYMLTLLIIAYIQVGGMNLQEAVLQLLVQLSVGAIAGFLLGKLAVLMINKINMDNESLYPILLLTTAFFTFSATTLCKGNGYLAVYIAGLVVGNAKIVHKKSMGTFFDGFAWLWQIVMFLTLGLLVNPHELLPVAPVGLLVGVFMILIARPVTIFLCLLPFKSFTTKGKLYISWVGLRGAVPIIFATYPWIAGVDHGGMIFNIVFFITILSLLIQGTTVTQAAKWLGLIDSPERKDVFGIELPEDIKSAMSEIDITPAVLSHGNKLMQLTLPDHTLAVMVKRDGHYFIPKGNTELKENDKLLMISDNDEALLQAYDSLGVKDYTMKKN; encoded by the coding sequence ATGTTTCAAGACTTACATATTTTCGAAAATCCGGAAGTAATCTTACTGGTTGCCTCCACAATCTTTTTCTTCAGTATTATTGCCGGCAAAGCCGGTTTCCGTTTCGGCCTTCCCGCCTTGCTTCTCTTTTTAGGCGTCGGAATGCTGTTTGGTAGCGACGGCTTGGGTATTCAGTTCAGTAATCCCAGCGCGGCACAGTTCATAGGTATGCTGGCATTAAGTATCATACTATTTTCAGGTGGTATGGATACGAAGGTGTCCGAGATCAAGCCGATCGCGAAAGAGGGTGTCATACTCGCAACGGTAGGCGTCTTGCTGACGACTCTTATAACGGGGGGATTTATTTATTATGTGTTCTTATGGTCCACCGGTTACGAAACCCTTACGATAGCGGAATCGATGTTGATGGCGGCGGTAATGTCGTCTACAGACTCAGCCTCCGTCTTTTCCATCCTTAGGAGCAAAGGCGTTTATCTGAAACAACGCTTGCGCCCGACGTTGGAATTGGAGAGCGGTAGCAACGACCCGATGGCGTATATGCTTACCTTGCTCATTATCGCTTATATACAGGTCGGAGGTATGAACTTACAGGAAGCTGTCTTGCAATTGCTCGTCCAGCTGTCTGTCGGTGCGATAGCCGGTTTCCTGTTGGGAAAGCTGGCGGTTCTGATGATCAACAAGATCAATATGGACAACGAGTCTTTATATCCGATCCTATTGTTGACGACTGCTTTCTTCACTTTCTCGGCGACCACTTTATGCAAAGGGAACGGTTATTTGGCCGTGTATATTGCCGGTCTGGTCGTGGGGAACGCCAAGATTGTACATAAGAAGAGCATGGGAACTTTCTTCGACGGTTTTGCCTGGCTGTGGCAGATCGTTATGTTCCTTACGTTAGGTCTGTTGGTGAACCCGCACGAGTTGCTGCCTGTCGCTCCGGTAGGCCTGTTGGTAGGGGTATTTATGATACTGATAGCCCGCCCTGTTACGATCTTTCTTTGTTTGCTCCCGTTTAAAAGTTTCACGACAAAAGGGAAACTGTATATCTCGTGGGTGGGACTTCGTGGAGCGGTACCGATCATCTTCGCCACTTATCCCTGGATCGCCGGGGTCGATCATGGAGGTATGATCTTCAATATCGTGTTTTTCATTACGATTCTTTCCCTCCTGATACAGGGGACGACCGTAACGCAGGCGGCCAAATGGCTTGGCCTCATCGACAGCCCGGAACGGAAAGACGTCTTCGGCATCGAATTGCCGGAAGATATCAAGAGTGCCATGAGTGAGATAGATATCACCCCGGCTGTTCTTTCTCATGGAAACAAGCTGATGCAACTCACCTTGCCCGACCATACCCTTGCGGTTATGGTGAAACGCGACGGACATTACTTCATTCCGAAAGGCAATACGGAACTGAAAGAAAACGACAAACTCCTGATGATTTCCGATAACGACGAGGCCCTGCTACAGGCATACGATTCGTTAGGAGTGAAGGATTATACGATGAAAAAGAACTGA
- a CDS encoding WbqC family protein — protein MQSVYISTTYLGPVQQYCKLFQYPEIHLETAENYLKQTFRNRCTIAAANGPLALSVPIVKPDTLKCPTKDIRISDHGNWRHLHWNALVSAYNMSPFFEYYEEDFAPFYEKKYEFLFDYNEELRQLICRLLDLHPNVIYTEEYQPEVPNDFREIIRPKHEGEDPSFSPKPYYQVFQDKHGFLPNMSIVDLLFNMGPEGLLVLRDSIVAPEQP, from the coding sequence ATGCAATCTGTCTATATTTCAACAACCTATCTGGGCCCCGTCCAGCAATATTGCAAACTGTTCCAATATCCGGAAATACATCTCGAAACAGCCGAAAACTACCTGAAGCAAACCTTCCGGAACCGTTGTACCATTGCTGCCGCCAACGGTCCGTTAGCCTTGTCCGTCCCTATCGTGAAACCGGATACATTGAAGTGCCCGACCAAGGACATCCGTATCTCCGATCACGGGAACTGGCGTCACCTGCATTGGAACGCTTTGGTTTCGGCTTATAATATGAGTCCGTTTTTCGAATATTACGAAGAGGATTTCGCTCCTTTTTACGAGAAGAAGTATGAGTTCCTATTCGATTACAATGAGGAACTGCGCCAGTTGATCTGCCGTCTGCTCGACCTGCACCCGAATGTCATCTATACGGAAGAGTACCAGCCTGAAGTGCCGAATGATTTCCGAGAAATCATCCGTCCTAAACATGAAGGAGAAGATCCGTCCTTCTCTCCGAAACCCTATTACCAGGTTTTTCAGGACAAGCACGGATTCCTTCCGAATATGAGTATTGTGGATTTACTGTTTAATATGGGACCGGAAGGGCTGCTGGTGTTGCGTGATTCCATTGTGGCACCGGAACAGCCCTAA
- the lepB gene encoding signal peptidase I, whose product MGEKVNDNINGTGDYKAGDREGRPYYIGWVITVVIAFLVVIPVRRFCIESYRISTNAMEEALHQGDYILVNKLPIEGNPGRNKVVLFTSPLLKDTVSNPLFLSRCIGMPGDTILVSGDGYEVNGKLLPHSPRALNTCFITQKSAADFLKALQKLNIPVRDWKSETFGFSFSLTTFEEYQLREELTEEMNIHFIRNQAVPYKLVVPRKGRAYRLDEAALTACKEAILAEAGEKAVFRDGKLYLDGRETTFFFFGQDYYWMLSDNVNESVDSRHLGFIPHDHIIGNAWLCWFSRDKQRIFKPVN is encoded by the coding sequence ATGGGGGAAAAGGTGAATGATAACATAAACGGGACGGGCGACTATAAGGCGGGAGACCGTGAAGGTCGCCCCTACTATATAGGCTGGGTGATAACGGTCGTTATTGCCTTTCTCGTTGTTATACCTGTTCGCCGTTTCTGTATCGAATCTTACCGGATATCGACGAATGCGATGGAAGAGGCGTTGCATCAGGGCGATTATATCCTGGTAAATAAATTGCCGATTGAAGGAAACCCGGGGCGGAACAAGGTTGTGCTGTTTACCAGCCCTCTTCTGAAAGATACGGTGAGCAATCCATTGTTCTTGAGCCGTTGCATCGGTATGCCTGGAGACACTATCCTGGTGAGTGGCGACGGGTACGAGGTGAACGGGAAACTGCTGCCTCACTCTCCTCGTGCGCTTAATACCTGTTTCATTACCCAGAAGAGTGCTGCTGATTTCCTGAAAGCTTTGCAAAAGCTGAATATTCCGGTGCGAGACTGGAAGAGCGAGACGTTCGGTTTTTCTTTTTCCCTGACGACCTTCGAAGAATATCAATTGCGTGAAGAGCTGACGGAAGAGATGAACATTCATTTTATCCGGAATCAGGCAGTTCCGTACAAGCTGGTCGTTCCCCGTAAAGGCCGGGCCTATCGTCTGGATGAAGCTGCCCTTACCGCCTGTAAGGAGGCAATATTGGCCGAGGCCGGAGAAAAGGCCGTTTTTCGTGATGGAAAGCTATATTTAGACGGAAGAGAAACTACTTTTTTCTTTTTCGGGCAGGATTATTACTGGATGCTCTCCGATAATGTAAACGAATCGGTCGATTCCCGCCATTTAGGCTTTATCCCGCATGACCATATCATCGGGAATGCCTGGCTCTGCTGGTTCAGCCGTGACAAACAACGAATCTTTAAACCCGTAAACTGA
- the lepB gene encoding signal peptidase I: MKKFSKKQWIKFSIAAVLYLLFTLWMQNAWLLLGLIVLVDIFLTGYIPWGAWKRTKNPQVRNVLEWVDDILFALVAVYFINIFIFQNYQIPSSSLEKSLLVGDYLFVSKLSYGPRVPNTPVAFPLVQNTLPFFNCKSYLDWPEWDYKRVKGFGHVKRNDIVVFNFPAGDTVALKVQNPDYYHLIEQYGREAIQLNKADFGDVIYRPVDKRENYVKRCIGMPGDTIEIRDNQVYIDGVAAKNPEKMQLNYFVETDGSMLSEEQFRLLDVSKADRVLIDGSYNSKYMSMLGIQPNGNGQYNPVYHFPLTQKTLEIAKKLPVVKRVVLEPDPMGADSYYPVDYQTGWSRDNYGPLWIPKKGATIPLTERNIALYKRCIVNYEHNKLEVKDGKVYINGKPETTYTFKYDYYWMMGDNRHNSADSRSWGFVPEDHIVGKPIMIWLSLDKDRSLFDGGIRWNRMFRWVHPD; encoded by the coding sequence CAGAATGCCTGGCTGTTGTTGGGCCTGATTGTCCTTGTCGATATTTTCCTGACCGGGTACATTCCCTGGGGAGCCTGGAAACGCACCAAGAATCCGCAGGTACGCAATGTGTTGGAATGGGTGGATGATATCCTGTTTGCACTGGTCGCCGTTTATTTCATCAATATCTTTATTTTCCAGAATTACCAGATTCCCAGTTCCTCTCTGGAGAAGTCCTTGTTAGTGGGCGACTATTTATTTGTCAGTAAGCTCAGCTACGGACCGCGTGTACCGAATACGCCGGTTGCCTTCCCGCTGGTACAAAACACATTGCCGTTTTTCAACTGCAAGTCTTATCTGGACTGGCCGGAGTGGGACTATAAACGGGTGAAAGGTTTCGGGCATGTGAAGCGGAATGATATTGTCGTGTTCAACTTTCCTGCAGGCGATACGGTTGCATTGAAGGTTCAAAACCCGGATTATTATCACTTGATAGAACAATACGGGCGGGAAGCTATCCAGTTGAATAAAGCGGATTTCGGTGATGTGATCTATCGGCCTGTCGACAAACGCGAGAATTATGTCAAACGGTGTATTGGTATGCCGGGCGACACGATCGAGATTCGTGACAACCAGGTCTACATCGATGGTGTTGCTGCCAAGAATCCTGAAAAAATGCAGCTTAACTATTTCGTCGAGACGGACGGTTCCATGTTGAGTGAAGAGCAGTTCCGTTTGCTGGATGTCAGCAAAGCCGACCGTGTATTGATCGACGGAAGCTATAATTCCAAATATATGTCCATGTTGGGCATCCAGCCGAATGGCAATGGCCAGTATAATCCAGTTTACCATTTTCCGCTGACTCAAAAGACATTGGAGATTGCTAAAAAACTTCCGGTCGTGAAGCGTGTGGTTCTCGAACCGGACCCTATGGGAGCCGATTCTTATTATCCGGTAGATTACCAAACCGGATGGAGCCGCGACAATTACGGACCGCTATGGATTCCGAAGAAGGGGGCTACGATCCCGTTGACGGAACGTAATATCGCTCTTTATAAACGCTGTATCGTCAACTACGAACATAATAAGCTGGAAGTAAAGGATGGTAAGGTCTATATCAACGGCAAGCCGGAAACGACCTATACGTTTAAATACGATTATTACTGGATGATGGGTGATAACCGCCACAACAGTGCCGACAGCCGTTCCTGGGGCTTCGTGCCGGAAGACCATATCGTAGGCAAGCCGATCATGATCTGGCTGTCACTGGATAAGGATCGTAGCTTGTTCGACGGCGGTATTCGTTGGAACCGTATGTTCCGCTGGGTACATCCTGACTAA